In a genomic window of Microbacterium amylolyticum:
- the polA gene encoding DNA polymerase I: MTDPTKPTLLVVDGHSLAFRAFFALPVDSFQNREGQHTNGIHGFLSMFINLLKNEKPTHVAVAFDVSDKTFRKAEYPEYKEGRSETPAEFAGQIPLLKQCLEAMNITVLEKDGFEADDILATLARRGVEEGYDVLVCSGDRDSIQLVNQHVTLLYPSVQGVSQLKRYDPPAVEERYGIPPHQYPDVAALVGEKADNLPGVPKVGEKTAVKWLTQFGSLDAIIEGADGIKGVVGQNLRDHLDDVRRNRRLNRLLDDLDIPVDLDRMEVTGADDQAVRDIFSQLEFRSLLKRVLDAMGSGDATEPDVERPVAPAVVELDAEALAGWFTDPQAPIGLTVSVQDGLPARLGLATADAAVEVPWNAATQQATASWFAGDAPKVMCDAKTQVKALRRAGVDVRGVTNDALIAGWIARPALPDKSLAHLVTRYLDEKLPEADPNQLVPENDGATPGQLAWYTLRVAEAVVAELPERSREVLFDIEMPTLLALADMELVGVAVSHEKLSGLRTELRERAATIAQQAYAEIGREVNLGSPKQLQQVLFEELDLPKTRKTKTGYTTDAGALADLQVKTGHPFLGQLLAHREVTKLAQIIESLDGAIAEDARVHTTYLQTGSQTGRLSSTDPNLQNIPVRTEESRRIRAAFEVGEGYEALLTADYSQIEMRIMAHLSADPGLVEAFRAGEDLHRYVGAQVFGVEPADVSSEMRGKVKAMSYGLVYGLSAFGLAKQLGIEQKEAKQLMLGYFERFGAVRDYLRASVEQAREDGYTETIFGRRRPFPDLTSPNRVLRENAERAALNAPIQGSAADIMKIALFRIHEDLRPLASRLLLQIHDEVVVEVAHGEWDQVEKIVRERMSQAADLVVPLAVQVGRGADWNEAAH; this comes from the coding sequence GTGACGGATCCCACGAAGCCTACCCTTCTCGTTGTTGACGGCCATTCGCTGGCCTTCCGAGCCTTCTTTGCTCTGCCAGTCGACTCGTTCCAGAACCGGGAGGGGCAGCACACCAACGGAATCCATGGATTCCTGTCGATGTTCATCAACCTTCTGAAGAACGAGAAGCCGACCCATGTGGCTGTCGCCTTCGATGTCTCAGACAAGACCTTCCGCAAGGCGGAGTACCCCGAGTACAAGGAGGGGCGCAGCGAAACGCCTGCGGAGTTCGCGGGGCAGATTCCTCTCCTGAAGCAGTGTCTGGAGGCGATGAATATCACGGTGCTCGAAAAGGATGGTTTCGAGGCCGATGACATCCTGGCCACGCTCGCTCGTCGCGGAGTGGAAGAAGGCTACGACGTTCTCGTCTGCTCGGGAGATCGCGACTCGATTCAGCTCGTCAACCAGCACGTCACCCTGCTGTACCCGTCCGTTCAGGGGGTCTCACAGCTCAAACGGTACGACCCGCCGGCCGTTGAAGAGCGTTATGGCATTCCTCCGCACCAGTACCCCGATGTCGCGGCGTTGGTGGGCGAAAAAGCCGATAACCTCCCCGGGGTTCCCAAGGTGGGTGAGAAGACGGCCGTGAAGTGGCTCACCCAGTTCGGCTCCCTCGACGCGATTATCGAGGGTGCCGATGGCATCAAGGGTGTCGTCGGTCAGAACCTTCGCGATCATCTCGACGATGTGCGACGAAACCGCCGCCTGAACCGTCTGCTCGACGACCTCGACATCCCCGTCGACCTCGATCGCATGGAGGTCACGGGGGCAGACGATCAGGCCGTTCGTGACATCTTCTCGCAGTTGGAGTTCCGTTCGCTCCTCAAGCGTGTGCTCGACGCCATGGGCAGCGGTGACGCCACCGAGCCCGATGTCGAGCGTCCCGTGGCCCCCGCCGTCGTTGAACTGGACGCAGAAGCTCTCGCGGGGTGGTTCACCGACCCGCAGGCTCCGATCGGCCTGACGGTGTCCGTGCAGGACGGTCTTCCGGCACGGCTGGGCCTGGCTACGGCAGACGCGGCCGTCGAGGTGCCGTGGAACGCCGCAACGCAGCAGGCGACGGCGTCCTGGTTCGCTGGTGACGCCCCCAAGGTGATGTGTGATGCCAAAACTCAAGTGAAGGCGCTCCGGCGTGCCGGCGTCGATGTGCGCGGTGTCACGAACGACGCGCTGATCGCCGGATGGATCGCACGCCCGGCATTACCGGATAAGTCACTTGCTCACCTCGTCACTCGATACCTGGATGAGAAGCTCCCGGAAGCCGACCCCAATCAGCTTGTCCCCGAAAACGACGGGGCCACGCCCGGCCAGCTCGCCTGGTACACGCTGCGCGTTGCCGAGGCCGTTGTTGCCGAATTGCCTGAGCGCTCGCGTGAGGTGCTGTTCGACATCGAGATGCCAACGCTCCTTGCCCTCGCAGACATGGAGCTTGTTGGCGTGGCGGTTTCGCATGAGAAGCTCTCTGGTCTGCGAACCGAACTGCGTGAACGCGCCGCGACCATCGCACAGCAGGCGTATGCCGAGATCGGCCGCGAGGTGAACCTCGGGTCGCCCAAACAGCTGCAGCAGGTGCTGTTCGAAGAACTCGACCTGCCCAAGACGCGCAAGACGAAAACGGGGTACACGACCGACGCCGGGGCGCTGGCTGATCTGCAGGTCAAGACCGGGCACCCGTTCCTCGGCCAGCTCCTCGCGCACCGCGAGGTCACCAAGCTCGCGCAGATCATCGAGAGCCTCGATGGCGCGATCGCCGAGGACGCACGCGTTCACACCACCTATCTGCAGACGGGAAGCCAGACCGGCCGGCTCTCCAGCACGGATCCCAACCTGCAGAACATTCCCGTTCGCACAGAGGAGTCACGCCGGATTCGGGCGGCTTTTGAGGTTGGTGAAGGATACGAGGCACTCCTCACCGCCGACTACTCCCAGATCGAGATGCGCATCATGGCGCACCTTTCTGCCGACCCGGGCCTTGTTGAGGCTTTCCGGGCCGGAGAAGACCTTCACCGCTATGTCGGCGCACAGGTGTTTGGTGTTGAACCGGCGGACGTCTCGAGTGAGATGCGCGGCAAGGTCAAAGCCATGTCCTACGGTCTCGTCTACGGGCTCTCGGCATTCGGTCTTGCGAAACAGCTCGGCATTGAGCAAAAAGAAGCCAAGCAGCTGATGCTCGGATACTTCGAACGTTTCGGTGCCGTGCGCGACTACCTGCGGGCATCGGTGGAGCAAGCGCGTGAAGACGGTTACACCGAGACGATCTTTGGCCGGCGTCGTCCGTTCCCCGATCTCACGAGCCCGAACCGGGTGTTGCGAGAAAACGCGGAGCGCGCCGCGCTGAACGCTCCGATTCAGGGGAGCGCCGCCGACATCATGAAGATCGCCCTGTTCCGCATCCACGAGGATCTCCGTCCGCTCGCATCGCGTTTGCTTCTCCAGATTCACGACGAAGTCGTTGTTGAAGTGGCACACGGCGAGTGGGATCAGGTGGAAAAGATCGTGCGTGAACGAATGTCACAAGCTGCGGATCTGGTGGTTCCGCTGGCCGTTCAAGTGGGCCGCGGAGCGGACTGGAACGAGGCAGCTCACTGA
- a CDS encoding hotdog fold thioesterase, translating into MGIEFTEFSARRAVGRMPVEGNTQPVGLLHGGAYVVLGESLGSMAANLHAGPGRLAVGVDINATHTASARTGFVEGVCTAIHLGRSITVHEIVVSDESGRRCSTVRITNMIKELP; encoded by the coding sequence ATGGGTATTGAGTTCACCGAGTTCAGCGCGCGTCGCGCCGTCGGCCGGATGCCCGTCGAAGGCAACACACAGCCGGTCGGCCTGCTCCATGGCGGGGCATACGTGGTTCTCGGTGAGTCGCTCGGGTCAATGGCCGCGAATCTTCACGCAGGGCCCGGACGCCTCGCCGTTGGCGTCGACATCAATGCCACCCACACGGCCTCCGCGCGCACCGGTTTCGTCGAAGGCGTGTGCACAGCGATCCATCTCGGACGAAGCATCACCGTGCACGAGATCGTCGTCTCCGACGAGTCCGGCCGCCGATGCTCGACCGTACGGATCACGAACATGATCAAGGAGCTCCCGTAG
- a CDS encoding ANTAR domain-containing response regulator gives MSEQQNDNGGPAPRRVVVAEDESLIRLDIVEILRDNGYDVVGEAGDGETAVQLATELRPDLVVMDVKMPQLDGISAAERLTKDHIAPVVLLTAFSQKELVDRASEAGALAYVVKPFTPNDLLPAIEIALARHEQIITLEAEVADMVERFETRKLVDRAKGLLNEKMGLSEPEAFRWIQKASMDRRLTMQDVAKAIIEQISPNKQD, from the coding sequence GTGAGCGAACAGCAGAACGACAACGGTGGTCCCGCCCCCCGCCGCGTGGTGGTGGCAGAGGACGAATCGCTGATCCGACTCGACATCGTCGAGATCCTCCGCGACAACGGCTACGACGTCGTCGGCGAGGCTGGCGACGGTGAGACCGCCGTGCAGCTGGCGACCGAACTTCGTCCCGACCTCGTCGTGATGGACGTGAAGATGCCGCAGCTCGATGGCATTTCCGCGGCAGAGCGCCTGACGAAGGACCACATCGCTCCCGTTGTTTTGCTCACGGCCTTCAGTCAGAAGGAACTCGTTGATCGGGCAAGCGAAGCCGGTGCGCTGGCGTATGTTGTGAAGCCGTTCACGCCGAACGACCTGCTTCCCGCGATCGAAATCGCGCTGGCCCGCCACGAGCAGATCATCACGCTTGAGGCCGAGGTAGCCGATATGGTCGAGCGCTTCGAGACGCGCAAGCTCGTCGACCGGGCGAAGGGCCTTCTGAACGAGAAGATGGGCCTGTCGGAGCCCGAGGCGTTCCGCTGGATTCAGAAGGCGTCGATGGACCGTCGCCTGACGATGCAGGACGTTGCCAAGGCGATCATCGAGCAGATCTCGCCCAACAAGCAGGACTAA